One segment of Parvularcula sp. IMCC14364 DNA contains the following:
- a CDS encoding helix-turn-helix transcriptional regulator produces MDNFQTNLDTVFHALADPTRRAVLQQLGRRELAVSDLAKPFDMALPSFMKHIKVLETSGLISSQKTGRVRTCKIEQQSLNAAQGWLEEQRMLWEGRTDRLAEYAENLELQESNDDNRK; encoded by the coding sequence ATGGATAACTTTCAAACAAACCTCGACACCGTTTTTCATGCGCTCGCAGATCCGACACGCCGTGCGGTACTGCAGCAACTTGGACGGCGCGAACTGGCAGTGAGCGATCTCGCAAAGCCATTTGATATGGCGCTGCCTTCGTTCATGAAACATATCAAAGTGCTTGAAACCTCTGGATTGATCAGCTCGCAAAAAACCGGACGTGTCCGAACCTGCAAGATCGAACAACAGTCTTTGAATGCAGCTCAAGGGTGGCTCGAGGAGCAACGTATGCTTTGGGAAGGGCGCACCGATCGCCTGGCAGAATACGCAGAAAACCTAGAACTACAGGAGTCTAACGATGACAACAGAAAATGA
- a CDS encoding SRPBCC family protein has product MTTENDLTIQRVIKAPPTTVWQAWKDPSHFVKWWAPAPVKTVSNKHDMFTGGGFDTTMHLPDGTVMEGGEGCFLEVVEYERIVFTDALRGGWRPNETAFFTAIITLKEHPDGTLYTATALHKNDADRQQHEEMGFLNGWGTALDQLSSLVETL; this is encoded by the coding sequence ATGACAACAGAAAATGATTTAACCATTCAACGCGTTATCAAAGCCCCGCCAACGACGGTGTGGCAGGCTTGGAAAGATCCTTCGCACTTCGTCAAATGGTGGGCACCTGCTCCAGTGAAGACGGTCTCCAACAAGCACGACATGTTCACCGGAGGCGGGTTCGATACGACGATGCATTTACCCGATGGGACCGTTATGGAAGGAGGCGAAGGCTGTTTTCTGGAAGTCGTGGAATACGAAAGGATCGTGTTCACAGACGCTCTGCGCGGCGGTTGGCGACCAAATGAAACAGCCTTTTTCACGGCTATAATTACGCTAAAAGAGCACCCGGATGGAACGCTGTATACTGCCACGGCTTTACACAAGAACGATGCCGACCGTCAGCAGCACGAGGAAATGGGCTTTCTGAATGGGTGGGGAACTGCATTGGATCAGCTCTCATCCTTGGTCGAAACTTTGTAA
- a CDS encoding calcium/sodium antiporter, whose product MDIVLLLIFGLAGLVIGGDLLVRGAVDLARRIGLSPLVIGLTLVGFGTSTPELVTSLQAAFAGSPGIAVGNVVGSNIANILLILGLAAVLAPVVVERNAFRRDGAVLALSALMCLVAVQYDSLSPTVGMVFITALIAYVAVTIIRERRSVAAEASIAIAQPKGLAEGSVWKDLVFVVGGLGLTILGARFLVTGAISIASSFGVSEAVIGLTIVAVGTSLPELVTTIAAARQGQSDIAFGNIVGSNIFNVLFIMGATALIKPIEVPASIASFDIWIMIGATALLLLFAVTRWRISRIEGALLLLAYVAYTAWLGLGAAS is encoded by the coding sequence TTGGATATTGTTTTATTGCTCATCTTTGGTCTGGCAGGACTGGTCATCGGCGGTGATCTTCTTGTGCGCGGAGCAGTCGATCTTGCCCGACGGATCGGCTTATCTCCACTGGTAATCGGCCTGACTCTTGTTGGGTTTGGCACCTCCACGCCAGAGTTGGTGACCAGCCTTCAGGCGGCGTTTGCAGGCTCACCCGGAATCGCGGTCGGAAATGTGGTGGGCAGTAACATTGCCAACATTCTGCTCATTTTGGGATTAGCTGCCGTACTCGCGCCTGTTGTTGTTGAACGCAATGCTTTCCGGCGGGACGGTGCCGTACTCGCACTTTCAGCATTGATGTGCCTGGTCGCCGTGCAATATGACTCCCTGAGCCCCACGGTGGGTATGGTCTTCATCACTGCTCTTATTGCTTATGTTGCCGTGACTATCATCCGGGAGCGAAGGTCCGTAGCGGCCGAGGCGTCCATAGCGATTGCACAACCGAAGGGCTTGGCAGAGGGAAGTGTTTGGAAAGACCTTGTCTTCGTCGTTGGGGGTTTAGGACTGACAATTCTTGGCGCGAGGTTTCTGGTCACTGGCGCAATCAGTATCGCCTCAAGCTTTGGTGTTTCTGAAGCCGTGATCGGCCTAACAATCGTAGCCGTGGGCACATCGTTGCCAGAACTTGTCACGACCATCGCCGCGGCACGACAGGGTCAATCCGATATTGCGTTCGGCAACATTGTTGGCAGCAACATCTTCAATGTGCTTTTTATTATGGGTGCCACAGCTCTCATCAAGCCGATCGAAGTGCCTGCCTCAATCGCGTCCTTCGATATCTGGATAATGATCGGTGCGACTGCACTACTACTATTATTTGCGGTGACCCGTTGGAGGATCAGTCGAATCGAAGGCGCTCTCTTGTTGCTGGCTTACGTCGCCTATACGGCTTGGCTGGGTTTGGGAGCCGCAAGTTGA
- a CDS encoding DUF3429 domain-containing protein produces the protein MNDYMTRYSDAGPSLAGNNNNGLTQAAAAIAYAGALPLIIGAILVWARPMDIGPHLIDLIILCGGALLAFFGGIRWGIAVMHSTGPTFTNLFGGIMPLLISFPIFLMENDLVRLLIIVVALPLLLFDDLRATRRGSGAPDWYLGVRLPLTVMMELAFAATLIFVIVN, from the coding sequence ATGAATGACTACATGACCCGCTATTCTGACGCCGGCCCAAGCCTGGCTGGCAACAACAATAATGGCCTGACACAGGCCGCTGCCGCGATCGCTTATGCCGGGGCGTTGCCGTTGATAATCGGCGCCATTCTGGTCTGGGCACGACCGATGGATATTGGCCCGCACCTGATTGATCTGATAATCCTGTGCGGCGGCGCCTTGCTGGCCTTTTTCGGGGGCATCCGCTGGGGCATCGCCGTGATGCATTCAACCGGGCCGACCTTCACCAACCTGTTCGGCGGTATCATGCCGTTACTGATTTCCTTCCCGATCTTCCTGATGGAGAACGATCTTGTGCGATTGCTCATCATCGTTGTGGCATTGCCGTTGCTCCTGTTCGATGATCTGCGGGCAACCCGCCGCGGCTCCGGTGCGCCGGACTGGTATCTCGGCGTCAGACTGCCGCTGACCGTGATGATGGAACTCGCCTTCGCCGCCACGCTGATCTTCGTGATCGTGAACTGA
- a CDS encoding DUF1353 domain-containing protein has product MKQRFLLAALAAFAAASLTACANTRGPSADTRAAAPARDTITQDLALPPELAAFADERTTPDEDRVDDTLRQDPFGGYQRNRSLEDQILLREQNDLRTEFTTLAQNQQETLTRKERARLEKTFAALVDLIMENLIFDSRDPETGRIDFSYRDDEDSFALELDQRALTREEALEILCLPRRAAKQLAPFDCAVIYALIPPTTMNAFWNEEFSAFEIPITDFPDQPLRMWPYELVSFQNKPFIFLPNESLYGDIFILGTYDENGARQFALSSIPPPAPAAPPPVAVLSGALQELYDQLAVVSDEDDDADLLRDGTRRNFVLKEDILYCREKTGEIFLIPAGFVTDLLSVKGMSAFLRSDRTYAGAIIHDWLFAIGGGEAERKRAEAMFSEELAFNKSGALHRFFITMGTDKVGPLYFRLFGKDSPFGRRAEMRFATRESCQRGYAMQTGEEPYIRGRINQRRPEGQRCRGFQDNYQDYFETYATDTRIDASELTSSDEKRAYLRSVIVNKDPEKSCADL; this is encoded by the coding sequence ATGAAACAGCGATTTTTACTGGCGGCCCTGGCGGCCTTTGCCGCGGCCAGCCTGACAGCCTGTGCCAACACCCGGGGCCCGTCAGCGGACACAAGGGCGGCAGCACCGGCTCGTGACACCATAACGCAAGATCTGGCCCTGCCACCGGAACTGGCCGCCTTCGCGGATGAACGCACCACACCGGATGAAGATAGAGTCGATGACACCCTGCGGCAGGACCCTTTCGGGGGTTATCAGCGCAACCGCTCCCTCGAAGATCAAATTCTGCTCCGTGAACAGAATGACCTGCGCACAGAATTCACGACACTGGCGCAGAACCAGCAAGAAACGCTGACGCGCAAGGAACGCGCGCGACTGGAAAAGACATTCGCCGCGCTTGTCGACCTCATCATGGAGAATCTCATCTTTGACAGCCGCGACCCGGAGACCGGCCGCATCGACTTTTCCTATCGCGATGATGAGGACAGCTTCGCCCTGGAACTGGACCAGCGCGCCCTGACCAGAGAGGAAGCCCTGGAAATTCTCTGCCTGCCCCGCCGCGCGGCGAAACAGCTTGCGCCGTTTGACTGCGCCGTCATTTATGCGCTTATCCCGCCCACGACAATGAATGCGTTCTGGAATGAAGAATTCTCCGCATTTGAAATTCCGATTACGGATTTTCCGGATCAGCCGTTGCGCATGTGGCCTTATGAGCTCGTTTCCTTCCAGAACAAGCCCTTTATATTTCTGCCGAACGAATCCCTTTACGGTGATATTTTTATTCTCGGCACGTATGATGAAAACGGCGCACGACAGTTCGCGTTGAGCTCAATCCCGCCCCCCGCGCCGGCGGCGCCCCCGCCTGTTGCGGTCCTGAGTGGTGCCCTGCAGGAGCTGTACGACCAGCTGGCCGTGGTTTCTGACGAGGATGACGATGCGGATCTCTTGCGCGACGGCACACGCCGCAATTTCGTGCTGAAAGAGGATATTCTCTATTGCCGGGAAAAAACGGGCGAGATTTTCCTCATCCCGGCAGGCTTCGTCACGGATCTTCTCTCCGTGAAAGGCATGTCCGCCTTCCTGCGCAGCGACCGGACCTATGCCGGGGCCATTATCCATGACTGGCTGTTTGCCATTGGCGGCGGCGAGGCCGAGCGCAAACGCGCCGAGGCAATGTTCTCAGAGGAACTGGCCTTCAATAAATCAGGGGCGCTGCACCGCTTTTTCATCACCATGGGGACGGATAAGGTCGGGCCGCTATATTTCAGATTGTTCGGCAAGGACTCGCCCTTTGGCCGCCGCGCCGAAATGCGCTTTGCCACGCGGGAAAGCTGCCAGCGCGGCTATGCCATGCAGACAGGTGAAGAGCCTTATATCCGTGGCCGGATCAACCAGCGCCGACCAGAAGGACAGCGCTGTCGTGGCTTCCAGGACAATTATCAGGACTATTTCGAGACCTACGCCACAGACACCCGCATTGACGCCTCCGAGCTGACCAGCAGCGACGAAAAACGCGCCTATCTGCGCTCTGTCATCGTCAACAAGGACCCGGAAAAATCCTGCGCTGACTTGTGA
- a CDS encoding electron transfer flavoprotein-ubiquinone oxidoreductase, with protein sequence MSDEAIERESMEFDVVIVGAGPAGLCAAIRLKQLDAQNGTETSVVVVEKGSEVGAHILSGAVVDPKALDELIPDWKEQGCPLETEVTDEKFLLMGPAGSLQLPLFVMPGMVKNHGCYIASMGNVCRWLAEKAEGMGVEIYPMMAASNYLKRDDGSVKGVIVGEVGIGRDGEKKDSYEPGMELNGKYVLIAEGVRGSLGKQLIAEFNLDADSEPQKYGIGIKELWKVPDGNFKPGLVQHTFGWPLNNATGGGSFCYHFGDNYVSIGFVVHLNYKNPYLSPYQEFQRFKHHPDVLRYLEGGERVAYGARAITEGGFQSVPKLTFPGGALIGCSAGFVNLPRIKGNHNAMKTGMMGAEAAYDAVQAGRQGDELVAYTEKYNSSWVYDELKKVRNAKPLWSNLGTVAGGIALTGMDLWINTLTGGWSPFGTLRHGKNDAQSTEPASEHQPITYPKPDGVISFDRLTNVAFSFTNHEEDQPVHLTLKEASVPVNVNLPVYAGPSQRYCPAGVYEFVEENGASKFQINAQNCVHCKTCDIKDPSQNIVWKTPEGAGGPNYPNM encoded by the coding sequence ATGAGCGACGAAGCGATTGAACGCGAAAGCATGGAATTTGATGTGGTGATTGTGGGCGCCGGGCCAGCTGGCCTGTGCGCGGCGATTCGCCTGAAACAGCTGGACGCGCAGAACGGCACTGAAACCTCTGTTGTGGTGGTGGAGAAAGGCTCCGAAGTGGGCGCGCATATTCTCTCCGGCGCGGTGGTGGACCCCAAGGCGCTGGATGAGCTGATCCCGGACTGGAAAGAACAGGGATGCCCGCTGGAGACGGAAGTCACGGACGAGAAATTCCTGTTGATGGGCCCCGCCGGGTCCCTGCAGTTGCCGCTGTTCGTCATGCCCGGCATGGTCAAGAATCATGGCTGCTATATTGCCTCCATGGGCAATGTCTGCCGCTGGCTGGCCGAAAAAGCCGAGGGTATGGGCGTCGAGATTTATCCGATGATGGCGGCGAGCAACTATCTCAAACGCGACGATGGCTCGGTCAAGGGCGTCATCGTTGGCGAGGTCGGCATTGGCCGCGACGGCGAGAAGAAAGACTCCTACGAGCCCGGCATGGAACTGAACGGCAAATATGTACTCATCGCCGAAGGGGTGCGCGGCTCCCTCGGCAAGCAGTTAATTGCCGAATTCAATCTCGATGCGGACAGCGAGCCACAGAAATATGGCATCGGCATCAAGGAATTGTGGAAAGTGCCGGACGGGAATTTCAAGCCGGGCCTTGTGCAGCACACCTTTGGCTGGCCCCTGAACAACGCCACCGGTGGCGGCTCCTTCTGCTATCATTTCGGCGACAATTATGTCTCCATCGGTTTTGTGGTGCATCTGAACTACAAGAACCCTTACCTTTCTCCGTATCAGGAGTTCCAGCGCTTCAAGCATCACCCGGATGTTCTGCGCTATCTGGAAGGGGGCGAGCGCGTTGCCTATGGCGCGCGGGCGATCACCGAAGGGGGCTTCCAGTCTGTGCCAAAGCTGACCTTCCCGGGCGGCGCGCTGATCGGCTGCTCTGCCGGCTTCGTCAACCTGCCACGGATCAAGGGTAACCATAATGCCATGAAAACCGGCATGATGGGCGCGGAAGCGGCCTATGACGCGGTGCAGGCCGGGCGACAGGGTGACGAACTTGTAGCCTATACGGAGAAATATAATTCTTCCTGGGTTTATGATGAACTGAAAAAAGTCCGTAACGCCAAACCGCTATGGTCAAACCTTGGCACCGTGGCCGGGGGCATCGCCCTGACGGGCATGGACCTGTGGATCAATACGCTGACCGGCGGCTGGTCCCCGTTTGGCACCCTGCGCCATGGCAAGAACGATGCCCAGTCCACCGAGCCGGCATCCGAACATCAACCGATCACCTATCCCAAACCGGATGGGGTGATCTCCTTTGACCGCCTGACCAATGTGGCGTTTTCCTTCACCAATCACGAAGAAGACCAGCCAGTGCACCTGACCCTGAAAGAGGCCAGCGTGCCGGTGAACGTGAACCTGCCGGTCTATGCCGGCCCGTCCCAGCGCTATTGCCCGGCCGGAGTGTATGAGTTTGTTGAGGAAAATGGTGCGTCCAAATTCCAGATCAATGCGCAAAACTGCGTGCATTGCAAAACCTGCGACATCAAAGACCCGTCCCAAAACATCGTCTGGAAAACACCGGAGGGCGCTGGCGGGCCAAACTATCCAAATATGTAA
- a CDS encoding tetratricopeptide repeat protein: MRIAGASGHIDIRVRRVARAAEESAVLTLLNRLVARPSFIAIVAATLLTSSCTSGVGSYDLAAFDNSSAAGQYLKARYAASQQQVGLAAEAYSSAAAFAPQDTSLLQRTFFYELAAGNISDATPYAEKLLLPEFQSADATLDQSAGMLPGLAKPEFTVAAELIRSGDYEAAQALLSEDFDGRAASTLAYLVNAWMVYETEGLDAGLAAMNPSGRADIYPSFTPLHQAMMLDLGGREEEAEAAYQLALSAISPQSAIVAYADFLGRGAATGENTREQALSLYRKLSEDTGLLRRAGRLGLARLGEPLARESRTTRQLENTKIPRAVNNGREGAALAFYSFAWGSYEQIISQQNAAQRAGFNNMQAALNTPLAFAQLAAYLNLDLDEAHYVIGAIFTSYEQPEQAIEAFEKIDFDNPFYEFAQMDIADAWILLGENDRALSSLQDFTGKDTLTPDARSKVASLLTDAGADEEADAAQTEAIRIAEQLTSSESERFSLWRYYFARGATRIEAGRWADGEADLKKAVELSPDQPYVLNFLGYSWAERGENLDAAFDMIEKALSLEPTSGAITDSLGWAHYQRGNYAEAVKHLERAVTLEPSDAVITDHLGDAYWQTGRPVEARYEWRRALSLDPDTDLQAAIERKLADEVVSPAASIAAGSAR; encoded by the coding sequence TTGCGCATCGCGGGGGCGTCTGGTCATATAGATATTCGCGTCAGGCGTGTTGCCCGCGCCGCTGAGGAGAGTGCCGTTTTGACATTGCTGAACAGGCTTGTTGCCCGTCCGTCTTTCATCGCCATCGTCGCCGCAACGCTGCTGACCAGCAGCTGCACCAGTGGTGTCGGCAGCTATGATCTGGCAGCTTTTGATAATTCATCGGCTGCCGGGCAATATCTGAAAGCGCGCTATGCCGCCAGCCAGCAGCAGGTTGGCCTTGCCGCCGAAGCCTATAGCAGTGCCGCAGCCTTTGCGCCGCAGGACACAAGCCTTTTACAGCGCACCTTTTTCTATGAACTGGCGGCTGGCAATATCTCTGATGCCACCCCTTACGCCGAGAAACTGCTGCTGCCTGAATTCCAGTCAGCTGATGCCACCCTCGACCAGTCCGCGGGCATGTTGCCAGGCCTTGCCAAACCGGAATTCACCGTCGCCGCGGAGCTGATCCGCAGCGGAGACTATGAGGCCGCGCAGGCGCTGCTGTCAGAAGATTTTGACGGGCGTGCCGCCAGCACCCTGGCCTATCTGGTGAATGCATGGATGGTATATGAAACAGAGGGGCTGGATGCAGGACTGGCGGCGATGAACCCCTCTGGTCGCGCGGATATTTATCCCTCGTTCACGCCGCTGCATCAGGCGATGATGCTTGATCTTGGCGGGCGCGAGGAGGAAGCGGAAGCGGCTTACCAACTCGCCCTGTCGGCGATCTCGCCACAAAGCGCCATTGTTGCCTATGCGGATTTTCTCGGGCGCGGCGCCGCGACAGGTGAAAATACACGTGAACAGGCGCTGTCCCTGTACCGCAAACTGTCCGAAGATACCGGCCTTCTGCGCCGGGCAGGCAGGCTGGGCCTTGCCCGCCTTGGGGAGCCACTGGCACGCGAAAGCCGCACCACACGGCAACTGGAAAATACCAAAATCCCTCGCGCCGTGAATAATGGCCGTGAGGGCGCTGCCCTTGCCTTCTATTCCTTTGCCTGGGGGTCTTACGAACAGATCATCAGCCAACAGAATGCTGCACAGCGCGCTGGCTTCAACAACATGCAGGCTGCCCTGAACACGCCGCTCGCTTTTGCCCAACTGGCAGCCTATCTCAATCTGGATCTGGATGAAGCGCATTATGTTATTGGCGCTATCTTCACCAGCTACGAACAGCCGGAACAGGCGATTGAAGCATTTGAAAAGATAGATTTTGACAATCCATTCTATGAATTCGCACAGATGGATATTGCCGACGCCTGGATTTTGCTCGGCGAAAATGACCGGGCACTGAGCTCCTTGCAGGACTTTACCGGCAAGGACACCCTGACGCCTGACGCGCGCAGCAAGGTGGCAAGCCTGTTGACCGATGCGGGTGCAGATGAAGAAGCAGACGCCGCCCAGACAGAAGCCATCCGGATCGCCGAGCAGCTCACCAGTTCGGAATCCGAGCGCTTCTCACTCTGGCGCTATTATTTCGCCAGAGGTGCGACACGCATCGAAGCCGGACGATGGGCAGACGGCGAAGCAGACCTGAAAAAGGCCGTCGAGCTGTCCCCGGACCAGCCCTATGTCCTGAATTTCCTGGGCTATAGCTGGGCGGAGCGCGGTGAGAACCTTGATGCTGCCTTCGACATGATCGAAAAAGCCCTGTCACTGGAGCCAACATCCGGCGCCATTACGGACAGTCTGGGCTGGGCACATTATCAGCGGGGGAACTATGCCGAAGCGGTCAAGCATCTCGAGCGAGCCGTTACGCTGGAGCCATCAGACGCGGTGATTACGGACCATCTTGGCGATGCCTACTGGCAGACAGGCCGCCCCGTCGAAGCCCGCTATGAATGGCGGCGGGCCCTTTCGCTTGATCCAGATACAGACCTGCAGGCAGCCATAGAGCGCAAGCTGGCCGATGAAGTGGTCAGTCCGGCTGCCTCGATCGCTGCAGGCAGCGCACGCTGA
- a CDS encoding 4-(cytidine 5'-diphospho)-2-C-methyl-D-erythritol kinase, whose protein sequence is MPDSLQKLAPVKVNLCLHVGGVRSDGLHELASLTVFPDYGDLITVTAADEMTLGITGPFAAQLGDLPAEQNLILKAARALQKMGNTRKTAHISLEKNVPAASGIGGGTSDAATTLFLLRQLWHLDLSDAALLSLAFGIGADGPVCLMPHLSDTGTAIMTGAGETVAPGPALPPLWICLVNPLHEVPTGEVFRRFDTRRPAPDLPVLPRFRDISNFGQETRNDLHPFAEQLCPEIAPVLAMLSAQSGVIWARMSGSGATCFALYETADAAMAAAQSARRNGWWGKAAKV, encoded by the coding sequence GTGCCTGACTCCTTGCAGAAACTGGCCCCCGTCAAGGTCAATCTGTGCCTGCATGTGGGCGGTGTAAGATCCGATGGCTTGCATGAACTGGCCAGCCTCACTGTGTTTCCTGATTATGGGGACCTGATCACCGTCACCGCCGCCGATGAAATGACGCTTGGCATCACCGGGCCCTTCGCAGCTCAGCTGGGTGATCTGCCAGCAGAGCAAAACCTGATTCTCAAGGCAGCACGCGCCCTGCAGAAAATGGGGAACACCCGCAAAACTGCGCATATCAGCCTGGAAAAAAATGTGCCGGCCGCCTCCGGCATTGGCGGGGGCACGTCTGACGCTGCGACAACCCTGTTTCTGCTCCGCCAGCTCTGGCATCTCGATCTCAGCGATGCCGCACTGCTGTCACTCGCATTCGGGATTGGCGCAGACGGACCTGTCTGCCTGATGCCCCACCTGTCGGACACCGGCACAGCCATCATGACCGGCGCGGGGGAGACCGTAGCGCCCGGCCCGGCACTGCCGCCCTTATGGATATGCCTGGTCAATCCATTGCACGAAGTGCCCACGGGAGAGGTATTCCGGCGCTTTGATACGCGCAGGCCCGCGCCTGACTTGCCGGTGCTGCCGCGTTTCAGGGATATCAGTAATTTCGGTCAGGAGACACGCAACGACCTGCACCCCTTTGCAGAACAGCTCTGCCCAGAAATTGCCCCTGTTCTGGCCATGTTGTCGGCACAGTCCGGCGTGATATGGGCGCGCATGTCCGGCAGCGGGGCGACCTGTTTTGCGTTGTATGAAACGGCTGATGCCGCTATGGCGGCAGCTCAGTCAGCCCGGCGCAACGGCTGGTGGGGGAAAGCAGCAAAGGTGTAA